The Mangifera indica cultivar Alphonso chromosome 8, CATAS_Mindica_2.1, whole genome shotgun sequence genome has a window encoding:
- the LOC123222750 gene encoding uncharacterized protein LOC123222750 isoform X1, producing MDPKKKKEIIRLERESVIPVLKPKLIMTLANLIEHNSDRAEFLKLCKRVEYTIRAWYLLQFEDFMQLYSLFDPVTGAEKLKQQNLSPAEIDALEQNFLAYLFQVMDKSNFKITTDDEVDVALSGQYLLNLPISVDESKLDEKLLKRYFEEHPHENLPDFSDKYVIFRRGIGIDQTTDFFFMEKVDMLIARFWSFLLRRTRLDKLFFRSSRRRKDSKKDDDINSEDIQDDLYIERHCLENMELSLRNLLTKVTIQEPTFDRMIVVYRKASTKLKPDRGIYVKHFKNIPMADMEIALPEKRNPGLTPLDWVTFLVSAVVGLVAVISSLEMNERDLWVIFAVLSTVIGYCAKTYFTFQQNLAAYQNLITQSMYDKQLDSGKGTLLHLCDDVIQQEVKEVIISFFILMEQGKATRQDLDKLCEDLIKEEFGESCNFDVDDAVQKLEKLGIISRDTIGRYFCVRLKRANEIIGTTTEELVLKAKMGGSTT from the exons ATGGACccgaaaaagaagaaagaaattattagattgGAACGTGAATCTGTCATTCCCGTTCTCAAACCTAAGCTTATCATGACTTTGGCCAATCTCATTG AGCATAATTCTGACCGGGCTGAATTTCTAAAGCTTTGCAAGAGAGTTGAGTACACAATTAGAGCGTGGTATCTTCTCCAATTTGAGGATTTCATG CAACTATACTCCCTCTTTGACCCTGTAACTGGGGCTGAGAAATTGAAGCAACAGAACTTATCTCCTGCCGAGATTGATGCACTTGAACAGAATTTCCTTGCCTACTTATTTCAG GTGATGGATAAgagtaatttcaaaataacaaCTGATGATGAGGTTGATGTTGCACTTTCAGGGCAGTATCTTCTAAATCTTCCCATCAGTGTTGATGAGTCTAAG CTTGACGAGAAGCTTTTGAAGAGGTATTTTGAAGAGCATCCCCACGAAAACCTTCCAGATTTTTCTGATAAG TATGTTATCTTTCGACGTGGAATTGGAATTGATCAGACTACTGATTTCTTTTTCATGGAGAAAGTGGACATGCTCATTGCACGCTTCTGGTCATTTCTTTTGAGACGAACAAG GCTAGATAAACTTTTCTTCAGGAGTTCAAGGAGGCGTAAGGACTCAAAGAAGGATGATGACATAAATTCTGAAGATATTCAAGATGATCTATACATTGAACGGCACTGTCTTGAAAATATGGAACTAAG TTTGCGCAATTTGCTGACCAAGGTTACAATCCAAGAGCCCACCTTTGATAGGATGATTGTTGTTTACAG GAAAGCAAGTACAAAATTAAAACCAGATCGAGGAATATATgtgaaacattttaaaaacattcCGATGGCTGATATGGAGATAGCTCTT CCTGAAAAGAGAAATCCAGGATTAACTCCACTGGACTGGGTCACGTTCCTGGTCTCTGCTGTTGTTGGGCTG GTTGCTGTGATTAGCTCCCTTGAAATGAATGAACGTGATCTTTGGGTCATTTTTGCTGTCCTTTCCACAGTGATTGGTTACTGTGCTAAGACATACTTCAC ATTTCAGCAAAACTTGGCTGCATATCAGAATTTAATCACACAGTCCATGTATGACAAACAACTTGATAGTGGAAAAGGCACTCTTCTTCACTTGTGTGATGATGTGATCCAGCAAGAA GTGAAAGAggtaattatttcattttttatattgatggaACAGGGTAAAGCCACAAGGCAG GATCTGGACAAGTTATGTGAGGATCTAATCAAGGAAGAGTTTGGTGAAAGCTGCAATTTTGATGTGGATGATGCAGTTCAAAAGTTAGAGAAATTAGGCATTATTTCTCGG GATACGATTGGTCGGTATTTCTGTGTTCGGCTGAAACGTGCCAACGAGATCATTGGCACCACCACCGAGGAGCTCGTCCTTAAGGCAAAAATGGGTGGCAGTACAACTTGA
- the LOC123223675 gene encoding cytochrome b-c1 complex subunit Rieske-4, mitochondrial-like, whose translation MLRVATRRLLSLSSSSSPSSWRPIAPSRNLINGADSSSSSSSDDFRSTGFSSSPFFVPQFHLPCRGFASEALTPRDENAVVPGIPATVAAVKNPTSKIVYDEYNHERFPPGDPNKRAFAYFVLTGGRFVYASLLRLLILKLVLSMSASKDVLALASIEVDLSSIEPGTTVTVKWRGKPVFIRRRTEEDIKLANSVDVGSLRDPQQDAERVKNPEWLIVIGVCTHLGCIPLPNAGDFGGWFCPCHGSHYDISGRIRKGPAPYNLEVPTYSFLDENKLLIG comes from the exons ATGTTGAGAGTCGCGACGAGGAGGCTTTTGTCTCTGTCCTCATCATCCTCGCCGTCTTCTTGGAGACCAATTGCGCCGTCACGGAATCTAATCAATGGTGCTgattcctcctcctcctcctcatcTGATGATTTCAGATCCACCGGCTTCTCCAGCTCCCCGTTTTTTGTACCTCAGTTCCATCTTCCTTGCCGAG GTTTTGCTTCTGAGGCGCTCACCCCAAGGGATGAGAACGCTGTAGTGCCTGGTATACCAGCAACAGTGGCAGCTGTTAAGAACCCCACTTCTAAGATAGTCTATGATGAATACAACCATGAGCGTTTTCCCCCTGGTGATCCTAACAAGCGAGCTTTTGCTTATTTTGTATTGACTGGTGGTAGATTTGTGTATGCATCACTGCTCCGTCTCCTCATTCTTAAGCTTGTCCTTAGCATGTCTGCCAGTAAGGATGTTCTTGCGCTGGCCTCTATTGAGGTTGATCTCTCTAGCATTGAGCCTGGCACTACTGTGACTGTTAAATGGCGGGGAAAGCCAGTTTTCATCAGGCGTCGTACTGAGGAAGATATCAAACTTGCAAACAGCGTTGATGTTGGATCTCTTCGTGATCCTCAGCAAGATGCAGAGAGGGTTAAGAATCCAGAATGGCTGATTGTCATCGGTGTATGCACACATCTGGGTTGCATTCCCTTGCCAAATGCCGGGGATTTTGGTGGATGGTTTTGCCCTTGCCATGGTTCCCATTATGATATATCTGGCAGGATTCGCAAGGGGCCAGCACCTTACAACCTGGAAGTACCCACTTACTCCTTCTTGGATGAGAACAAGTTGCTGATTGGTTGA
- the LOC123223721 gene encoding uncharacterized protein LOC123223721: MAADQRRKRVNGATVAGCSSLKQYRMKKRKLESPHKGLNSKSHISLEWDRNKEKVVAKKEQIGISRRYLRPFIDSVPGSHKALADVFSIPQDIFELENLSEILSYEVWQTQLSEDERSFLTQFLPSGQNAKLVVQALLSGDNIHFGNPSLKWGASVCSGNLHPDAVLHHERCLNTDKKAYYSVLQKYHNDIIEYLQKLKDKWESCKDPEEGFFQKLGRSRRDAEKRFFSNASESRFHELEQDATATSESCSWVVDEKACSSDNQNCSWMKGGEFQKRMHGKGFKKDSSRNPLFASDDVQNVGAKPKKGDKLSKRNIHRSDGAKYMSYFKISKKQLELIKSMKQSGKSIQSKSLNQVLGNLDGLHVQPYEVFEEEEKKKLHKHWLQLANEDLPAFHASWNERKLQMWEITQSLGQEIKDRLKFLIEDEEENTVQDEEEANAFVQDEDEENFVVQDEEEENTVVQDEEEENTVVHVEEEENPVVQDELGEYQDASPDQKDDVAANHESNTKDDGDSGPVSPQDHYPRQTSSPSGNHEFKHMDVDLENNHVTTKSDNSSSDVSGPLEKVNTADHNVNGKAPLPSGGEVWPPMSTPRSYYDSTATHQFLTGGLPITNPQINEDQQTHLIHLESDLKRHMRKDLLHRPSDDGSLNSYQNHDQNELLQSLIKGQGMLSYQREQKQAGMDFRPSNNFLMAGDGRFPGLFQEQLHTSLQLEQGQKRLNDIFMQQNISEHIYPDRSRYLIPRVESLQPGNVQNWTVNPARMSDSLESHINGGELLNQNWFSGDHQVCGWTGSGGSSFQSQSIVNGNNSDQSLYSVLTNRGQLHSVNPYDSIGSTEFISSRNYGLMARGAPGISNTLPHAVHPLDYLGGRDAPTSMMLDDMGWMNLPHQNPTLHDQMGKPYLRSWNQ; the protein is encoded by the exons ATGGCCGCTGATCAGAGGAGAAAGAGAGTTAATGGTGCCACTGTGGCAGGTTGCAGTTCTCTGAAGCAATATagaatgaagaagagaaaattggaGTCACCACACAAGGGTCTAAACTCGAAATCACATATATCCCTTGAGTGGGACAGGAATAAAGAAAAGGTTGTTGCCAAAAAGGAACAGATTGGAATAAGTAGAAGGTATTTAAGGCCATTTATTGATTCTGTTCCTGGTTCCCACAAGGCTTTGGCAGATGTTTTTTCTATTCCTCAAGATATTTTTGAGTTGGAGAATTTGAGTGAGATTCTCTCTTATGAG GTTTGGCAGACTCAGCTATCAGAAGATGAGAGAAGCTTTCTTACGCAGTTTCTTCCTAGTGGACAAAATGCCAAACTTGTTGTGCAAGCATTACTTTCTGGGGATAATATTCACTTTGGAAATCCTTCTCTCAAATG GGGCGCTTCAGTTTGTTCAGGTAATCTTCATCCTGATGCAGTTCTTCACCACGAACGATGTTTAAACACTGATAAGAAAGCATACTACTCTGTGTTGCAGAAATATCACAATGA TATTATAGAGTATTTGCAGAAGTTGAAGGATAAATGGGAAAGTTGCAAAGATCCAGAAGAGGGGTTTTTTCAAAAGCTTGGAAG GTCAAGGAGAGATGCTGAGAAAAGATTTTTCTCAAATGCTAGTGAATCTAGATTCCATGAACTTGAGCAGGATGCTACTGCAACATCTGAATCTTGTTCTTGGGTTGTGGATGAGAAAGCATGTAGTAGTGATAATCAGAACTGTTCATGGATGAAGGGTGGAGAATTTCAAAAAAG GATGCATGGCAAAGGTTTCAAGAAGGACAGCTCTAGAAATCCATTGTTTGCTTCTGATGATGTTCAAAATGTGGgagcaaaaccaaaaaaaggAGACAAGCTAAGCAAGCGCAATATCCACCGCAGTGATGGTGCAAAGTATATGTCATATTTCAAG ATTAGCAAGAAGCAGCTTGAACTTATTAAGAGTATGAAGCAGTCTGGTAAAAGCATTCAATCTAAGTCTCTGAACCAGGTTTTAGGGAACCTTGATGGTTTGCATGTACAACCTTATGAAGtgtttgaagaagaagagaagaaaaagttgCATAAGCATTG GTTGCAATTGGCTAATGAAGATCTCCCTGCATTTCATGCTAGCTGGAATGAAAGAAAGTTACAGATGTGGGAAATCACACAATCCTTGGGGCAAGAGATCAAAGACAGATTAAAATTTCTGATCGAG GATGAAGAAGAGAACACGGTTCAGGATGAGGAAGAAGCAAATGCTTTTGTgcaggatgaggatgaagagaaCTTTGTTGTTCAGGACGAGGAAGAAGAAAACACTGTTGTTCaggatgaggaagaagaaaacacTGTTGTTCAtgttgaggaagaagagaatcCTGTTGTTCAGGATGAATTGGGGGAATACCAAGATGCATCTCCTGACCAGAAGGATGATGTAGCTGCAAACCACGAGTCAAACACAAAAGATGACGGAGACTCCGGTCCAGTCTCCCCACAGGATCATTATCCACGGCAAACCTCTTCCCCAAGTGGGAACCATGAGTTCAAGCACATGGATGTGGATCTTGAAAACAATCACGTTACCACTAAATCAGACAATTCTTCTTCAGATGTATCTGGCCCCTTGGAAAAAGTGAACACTGCTGATCATAATGTCAATGGCAAAGCTCCTCTTCCTTCAGGTGGAGAAGTCTGGCCTCCCATGAGCACACCCCGTTCTTATTATGATTCTACTGCAACACATCAGTTTCTTACTGGTGGGTTGCCAATTACGAATCCACAAATTAATGAAGACCAACAAACCCACTTAATTCATCTGGAGTCAGATTTAAAGAGACACATGAGGAAAGATTTGCTACACAGACCATCAGATGATGGTTCCTTAAATTCTTATCAAAACCATGACCAAAATGAGCTCCTGCAATCTCTTATCAAGGGCCAGGGGATGCTATCATACCAACGAGAGCAGAAACAGGCAGGTATGGATTTCCGGCCATCAAACAACTTTTTGATGGCAGGTGATGGCCGTTTTCCTGGGCTCTTCCAGGAGCAGCTGCATACATCGCTGCAACTTGAGCAGGGGCAGAAGAGACTGAATGATATTTTCATGCAACAAAATATATCGGAGCACATTTACCCTGATAGGAGTAGATACTTAATCCCAAGGGTAGAAAGTTTGCAACCAGGAAACGTGCAGAATTGGACTGTTAACCCTGCCCGCATGTCAGATTCTCTGGAATCTCATATAAATGGTGGAGAATTGTTGAATCAGAACTGGTTTTCTGGTGACCATCAAGTTTGTGGCTGGACAGGGTCAGGTGGATCTAGTTTTCAGAGCCAGAGCATTGTTAATGGAAACAACAGTGATCAGAGTTTATATAGTGTTCTAACGAATCGTGGCCAATTACATTCGGTTAATCCTTATGATTCAATAGGATCAACAGAATTCATTTCTTCAAGGAATTATGGATTGATGGCTAGGGGTGCTCCTGGGATTAGTAACACTTTACCACATGCAGTGCATCCGCTTGACTACTTGGGTGGGCGAGATGCACCCACTTCTATGATGCTTGATGATATGGGATGGATGAACTTGCCACATCAGAATCCTACTTTGCATGATCAGATGGGGAAGCCGTACTTGAGGTCTTGGAATCAGTAA
- the LOC123224441 gene encoding uncharacterized protein LOC123224441 — translation MENSNFKITTDDEIEVALSAQYRLNLPIKVDETKLDKTLLTRYFEKNPHQNLPNFADKYIIFRRGFGIDQRSGYFIIPKINMIIARIWRCFLTVLGLKGCFCGNSSRVSSKVMTKPVEFRIDSDLTQDSLYVERIRIDNMKLSISNLLGKITIQEPTFQRIIVIYRRASDKKETERNIYVKHFENIPMADMEIVLPEKINPGLTPMDWVKFLVSAIIGLVTLISSISIPKADIWVIYGILTAVIGYCVSTYFSYTENLVAYQSLITQSVYDKQLDSGRGTLLHLCDEVIQQEVKEVIIAYFILMMKGKATRKNLDLHCEELIKEKFSESCDFDVDDAIQKLEKLGIVSQDSSGNCTCVDVKTANEIIGTTTEEVVLRAKQGETETKTTIF, via the exons ATGGAAAACAGCAATTTTAAGATAACAACTGATGATGAGATTGAAGTTGCACTTTCTGCACAATATCGTCTAAATCTTCCCATTAAAGTTGATGAAACTAAG CTTGACAAAACCCTTTTGACAAGGTATTTTGAGAAGAACCCTCATCAAAACCTTCCGAATTTTGCAGATAAG TACATAATATTTCGCCGTGGATTTGGAATTGATCAAAGGAGTGGTTACTTTAtcattccaaaaataaatatgatcatTGCGCGTATATGGAGATGCTTCCTGACAGTGCTTGG ACTAAAAGGGTGTTTCTGTGGGAATTCAAGTAGAGTTTCTAGTAAAGTTATGACAAAACCTGTCGAATTTCGCATCGACTCTGACCTGACACAGGACAGCTTATATGTTGAACGGATTCGTATTGATAACATGAAACTCAG TATTTCTAATCTGCTTGGCAAGATCACAATCCAAGAGCCAACATTTCAACGAATAATTGTTATTTACAG GAGAGCAAGTGACAAAAAAGAAACAGAGAGAAATATATATGTGAAGCACTTCGAAAACATTCCAATGGCTGATATGGAAATAGTACTC CCAGAGAAGATAAACCCAGGGTTAACGCCAATGGACTGGGTCAAATTTCTGGTTTCAGCTATTATAGGGCTG GTAACTCTGATTAGTTCTATTAGTATCCCCAAAGCTGATATTTGGGTCATTTATGGCATCTTGACAGCAGTGATCGGTTACTGTGTTTCAACATATTTTTC TTATACTGAGAACTTGGTAGCATATCAGAGTTTAATTACACAGTCTGTGTATGACAAACAACTGGACAGTGGAAGGGGTACTCTTTTACACTTGTGCGATGAGGTGATTCAACAGGAA GTAAAAGAGGTGATCATTGCATACTTTATACTGATGATGAAGGGAAAAGCAACTAGAAAG AATCTTGACCTGCATTGTGAGGAACTAATCAAGGAGAAATTTAGTGAAAGCTGTGACTTCGATGTGGACGATGCAATTCAAAAGTTAGAGAAGTTAGGGATTGTTTCACAG GATAGTAGTGGAAATTGTACATGTGTAGATGTGAAGACTGCCAATGAGATAATTGGGACTACAACAGAGGAAGTAGTTCTCAGGGCTAAACAAGGTGAAACTGAAACTAAAACCACTATATTCTAA
- the LOC123223676 gene encoding protein COFACTOR ASSEMBLY OF COMPLEX C SUBUNIT B CCB1, chloroplastic, producing the protein MAASILSPNPHLLCSVSLHSKLSFREVGRQQPSSWPRTATKPKRQAVVGVSIQEPLVSALVENINNYHHNFDLFYVLADTAVGYSLASYYTSLGLFVISVPGLWSLIKRSVKSKIVQKTFVGGGINKKAPNQVAGEILSFFTLNNFVVTDRGETITFEGMMVPSRGQAALLTFCTCISLASVALVLTITYPDIGNNWFWITALSPLAGTYYWKRASRKEQIKVKLMVADDGTLSEILVQGDDQQVDQMRKELQLSEKGMVYVKGIFER; encoded by the exons ATGGCAGCAAGTATATTATCACCAAATCCACATCTTCTATGTTCTGTTTCTCTTCATTCAAAGCTTAGCTTCAGAGAGGTGGGGCGGCAGCAGCCGTCATCATGGCCGAGGACAGCTACAAAACCCAAGAGACAAGCCGTGGTTGGTGTCTCTATTCAGGAACCTCTCGTATCTGCTCTTGTGGAAAACATCAACAATTACCATCACAACTTCGATCTATTTTATGTACTGGCAGACACTGCCGTGGGCTATTCTTTAGCTAGCTACTACACTTCTCTTGGTTTATTTGTCATCTCTGTTCCTGGCCTCTGGTCTCTCATCAAACGCTCGGTAAAATCCAAG ATAGTGCAAAAGACATTTGTAGGAGGAGGGATAAATAAGAAGGCGCCGAATCAGGTTGCGGGAGAGATCTTATCTTTCTTTACTCTCAATAATTTTGTGGTCACCGATAGAGGAGAGACTATAAC GTTTGAAGGCATGATGGTTCCAAGCCGAGGCCAAGCAGCATTGCTCACATTCTGCACTTGCATTAGCCTGGCAAGTGTTGCCCTTGTGCTTACCATAACCTATCCGGACATTGGCAACAATTGGTTCTGGATCACTGCCCTCAGTCCATTAGC GGGAACATATTACTGGAAAAGAGCATCAAGAAAAGAGCAGATTAAGGTTAAATTGATGGTTGCAGACGATGGTACCCTCTCAGAGATCCTCGTCCAAGGAGATGACCAACAAGTAGACCAAATGAGGAAAGAGCTTCAGCTCAGTGAAAAGGGCATGGTATATGTTAAGGGCATCTTTGAGAGATGA
- the LOC123224516 gene encoding UPF0496 protein At3g19330-like: MKCGLKFTCLSQEMIIYPARVLHRPLLELLDIFPLDHQSISQSLCDNAFEAFLHFDCVDNPFPCPDANNFQEMRHCFSKLKQQLDHNLRKSHSRVSRFHHTTRGTANCIIGTAVAFTITTAATATQALLDTIDWLVGRLYTAIEGGKLLVRFGLERGNDKHSIQEAVKKLKGKPAHSPA; this comes from the exons ATGAAATGTGGTCTAAAATTCACATGCTTGAGCCAAGAAATG ATTATTTATCCTGCCCGAGTCCTCCACCGCCCTCTCCTTGAACTCCTTGACATTTTCCCTCTTGACCATCAGTCCATCAGTCAATCACTATGTGATAACGCTTTTGAAGCATTCCTCCATTTTGACTGTGTTGACAACCCATTTCCCTGCCCTGATGCCAACAACTTCCAAGAAATGCGTCATTGCTTTTCCAAGTTGAAACAACAACTAGACCATAATCTTCGAAAATCTCACTCAAGGGTGTCTCGTTTCCACCATACTACCAGGGGCACTGCCAATTGTATCATTGGCACTGCTGTGGCATTTACTATAACCACTGCAGCTACTGCTACTCAGGCACTTCTTGACACAATTGATTGGCTTGTCGGTCGATTATACACTGCCATTGAGGGAGGCAAGCTGCTGGTAAGGTTTGGATTGGAGAGGGGCAATGACAAGCATTCCATTCAAGAGGCAGTGAAAAAACTAAAAGGTAAACCGGCTCACTCTCCTGCTTGA
- the LOC123222750 gene encoding uncharacterized protein LOC123222750 isoform X3 — protein MDKSNFKITTDDEVDVALSGQYLLNLPISVDESKLDEKLLKRYFEEHPHENLPDFSDKYVIFRRGIGIDQTTDFFFMEKVDMLIARFWSFLLRRTRLDKLFFRSSRRRKDSKKDDDINSEDIQDDLYIERHCLENMELSLRNLLTKVTIQEPTFDRMIVVYRKASTKLKPDRGIYVKHFKNIPMADMEIALPEKRNPGLTPLDWVTFLVSAVVGLVAVISSLEMNERDLWVIFAVLSTVIGYCAKTYFTFQQNLAAYQNLITQSMYDKQLDSGKGTLLHLCDDVIQQEVKEVIISFFILMEQGKATRQDLDKLCEDLIKEEFGESCNFDVDDAVQKLEKLGIISRDTIGRYFCVRLKRANEIIGTTTEELVLKAKMGGSTT, from the exons ATGGATAAgagtaatttcaaaataacaaCTGATGATGAGGTTGATGTTGCACTTTCAGGGCAGTATCTTCTAAATCTTCCCATCAGTGTTGATGAGTCTAAG CTTGACGAGAAGCTTTTGAAGAGGTATTTTGAAGAGCATCCCCACGAAAACCTTCCAGATTTTTCTGATAAG TATGTTATCTTTCGACGTGGAATTGGAATTGATCAGACTACTGATTTCTTTTTCATGGAGAAAGTGGACATGCTCATTGCACGCTTCTGGTCATTTCTTTTGAGACGAACAAG GCTAGATAAACTTTTCTTCAGGAGTTCAAGGAGGCGTAAGGACTCAAAGAAGGATGATGACATAAATTCTGAAGATATTCAAGATGATCTATACATTGAACGGCACTGTCTTGAAAATATGGAACTAAG TTTGCGCAATTTGCTGACCAAGGTTACAATCCAAGAGCCCACCTTTGATAGGATGATTGTTGTTTACAG GAAAGCAAGTACAAAATTAAAACCAGATCGAGGAATATATgtgaaacattttaaaaacattcCGATGGCTGATATGGAGATAGCTCTT CCTGAAAAGAGAAATCCAGGATTAACTCCACTGGACTGGGTCACGTTCCTGGTCTCTGCTGTTGTTGGGCTG GTTGCTGTGATTAGCTCCCTTGAAATGAATGAACGTGATCTTTGGGTCATTTTTGCTGTCCTTTCCACAGTGATTGGTTACTGTGCTAAGACATACTTCAC ATTTCAGCAAAACTTGGCTGCATATCAGAATTTAATCACACAGTCCATGTATGACAAACAACTTGATAGTGGAAAAGGCACTCTTCTTCACTTGTGTGATGATGTGATCCAGCAAGAA GTGAAAGAggtaattatttcattttttatattgatggaACAGGGTAAAGCCACAAGGCAG GATCTGGACAAGTTATGTGAGGATCTAATCAAGGAAGAGTTTGGTGAAAGCTGCAATTTTGATGTGGATGATGCAGTTCAAAAGTTAGAGAAATTAGGCATTATTTCTCGG GATACGATTGGTCGGTATTTCTGTGTTCGGCTGAAACGTGCCAACGAGATCATTGGCACCACCACCGAGGAGCTCGTCCTTAAGGCAAAAATGGGTGGCAGTACAACTTGA
- the LOC123222750 gene encoding uncharacterized protein LOC123222750 isoform X2 yields MQLYSLFDPVTGAEKLKQQNLSPAEIDALEQNFLAYLFQVMDKSNFKITTDDEVDVALSGQYLLNLPISVDESKLDEKLLKRYFEEHPHENLPDFSDKYVIFRRGIGIDQTTDFFFMEKVDMLIARFWSFLLRRTRLDKLFFRSSRRRKDSKKDDDINSEDIQDDLYIERHCLENMELSLRNLLTKVTIQEPTFDRMIVVYRKASTKLKPDRGIYVKHFKNIPMADMEIALPEKRNPGLTPLDWVTFLVSAVVGLVAVISSLEMNERDLWVIFAVLSTVIGYCAKTYFTFQQNLAAYQNLITQSMYDKQLDSGKGTLLHLCDDVIQQEVKEVIISFFILMEQGKATRQDLDKLCEDLIKEEFGESCNFDVDDAVQKLEKLGIISRDTIGRYFCVRLKRANEIIGTTTEELVLKAKMGGSTT; encoded by the exons ATG CAACTATACTCCCTCTTTGACCCTGTAACTGGGGCTGAGAAATTGAAGCAACAGAACTTATCTCCTGCCGAGATTGATGCACTTGAACAGAATTTCCTTGCCTACTTATTTCAG GTGATGGATAAgagtaatttcaaaataacaaCTGATGATGAGGTTGATGTTGCACTTTCAGGGCAGTATCTTCTAAATCTTCCCATCAGTGTTGATGAGTCTAAG CTTGACGAGAAGCTTTTGAAGAGGTATTTTGAAGAGCATCCCCACGAAAACCTTCCAGATTTTTCTGATAAG TATGTTATCTTTCGACGTGGAATTGGAATTGATCAGACTACTGATTTCTTTTTCATGGAGAAAGTGGACATGCTCATTGCACGCTTCTGGTCATTTCTTTTGAGACGAACAAG GCTAGATAAACTTTTCTTCAGGAGTTCAAGGAGGCGTAAGGACTCAAAGAAGGATGATGACATAAATTCTGAAGATATTCAAGATGATCTATACATTGAACGGCACTGTCTTGAAAATATGGAACTAAG TTTGCGCAATTTGCTGACCAAGGTTACAATCCAAGAGCCCACCTTTGATAGGATGATTGTTGTTTACAG GAAAGCAAGTACAAAATTAAAACCAGATCGAGGAATATATgtgaaacattttaaaaacattcCGATGGCTGATATGGAGATAGCTCTT CCTGAAAAGAGAAATCCAGGATTAACTCCACTGGACTGGGTCACGTTCCTGGTCTCTGCTGTTGTTGGGCTG GTTGCTGTGATTAGCTCCCTTGAAATGAATGAACGTGATCTTTGGGTCATTTTTGCTGTCCTTTCCACAGTGATTGGTTACTGTGCTAAGACATACTTCAC ATTTCAGCAAAACTTGGCTGCATATCAGAATTTAATCACACAGTCCATGTATGACAAACAACTTGATAGTGGAAAAGGCACTCTTCTTCACTTGTGTGATGATGTGATCCAGCAAGAA GTGAAAGAggtaattatttcattttttatattgatggaACAGGGTAAAGCCACAAGGCAG GATCTGGACAAGTTATGTGAGGATCTAATCAAGGAAGAGTTTGGTGAAAGCTGCAATTTTGATGTGGATGATGCAGTTCAAAAGTTAGAGAAATTAGGCATTATTTCTCGG GATACGATTGGTCGGTATTTCTGTGTTCGGCTGAAACGTGCCAACGAGATCATTGGCACCACCACCGAGGAGCTCGTCCTTAAGGCAAAAATGGGTGGCAGTACAACTTGA
- the LOC123222498 gene encoding UPF0496 protein At3g19330-like yields the protein MNSCFSKLKQQLDYNLRKSHSRVRLFHYVTTGSAICIIGLVMAVTIAAVIVAAHAFVAIVAGLLCTAYFPHGLTKRDLAHVAQLEAARRGMYVINKYVDTLQRLVDRLYSAIEGDKRLVRLGLERDGDKHSIEEVVKQLRKNKLNFEHQLMDLKEHVCLCFKIVNWARSLLLQEILLQRSPNS from the coding sequence ATGAACAGTTGCTTTTCCAAGTTGAAACAACAACTCGACTACAATCTCCGAAAATCCCACTCTAGAGTTCGCCTTTTTCACTATGTGACCACTGGCTCTGCTATTTGTATCATTGGCTTAGTCATGGCTGTTACAATAGCTGCTGTGATAGTTGCTGCCCATGCATTTGTTGCCATTGTTGCTGGTCTCTTATGTACTGCTTATTTTCCTCATGGTCTCACAAAAAGAGATCTTGCCCATGTGGCACAACTTGAAGCTGCTAGAAGGGGTATGTATGTTATAAACAAATATGTAGACACTCTTCAACGCCTTGTTGATCGATTATACTCTGCCATTGAGGGTGACAAGCGACTTGTAAGGCTAGGATTGGAAAGGGACGGAGACAAGCATTCCATTGAAGAAGTGGTGAAACAGCTAAGAAAGAACAAGCTCAATTTTGAACACCAGCTCATGGATCTCAAGGAACATGTATGCCTGTGCTTTAAGATTGTCAATTGGGCGAGGTCTTTGCTTCTCCAGGAGATCCTTCTTCAACGAAGTCCTAATTCGTAG